One Pseudobutyrivibrio xylanivorans genomic window, CCGTATTTATCTGCATTTGCTGAGATTTCCTTAGCTGCTGCATCTGCGGTTTTCTTTATCTCTGGCACCTTTCCTGTGTCCATTGAATTCGCAGCCTTCACTGAAAGATATGCGTATGCGCCATAGCCTGCAACTCCCTGCCATCCAAGTGAATAGCCATTGTCAGGTAGTTCTTTTAACATTGCTTTTTCATACTCAGCATCACCTGTGGTCTTATAGAGCTCTGCGTATGCCCAGAATCTTTCGTCCACATCACAGGTATCCTCATATTCTCCTGTGCTGACGTCACTTGGATTTCTGTAGCCTGCTGTATCTCTATCTGTCTTTTCAAGATATTCAGCGGCCTTCTTTGCTGCTGCAAGACATTTATCTGCGTATGTCTTGTCTGTCTTTGCATATACACGTGCTGCAATAGCCATAACGCCTGCGAAATCACCTGTAGCTGTGGTTGAAACTGGCATGATTACAAGCTCCTCAGTCTCATCCTGAGGCATTATCCCACCTGGGAAGTTTCTGCAGGTTACCTTGTGATATACGCCACCATCAGAGCGTTGCATTTTAAATAGCCAGTCCAGCTCGTACTTTGCTTCATCAAGCACATCTGCAACACCGTTTCCACTCTCTGGAATTCCAACATCATCTCCAAACACCTTTGGATAATTCTCGTAAGCAAGAAGAATGTCTGCTGCGGCAGTTGCACCTGCAACCGAGTATCTTCCGTAATCACCTGCGTCATGCCAGCCGCCAGACACATCAAGCTTCTTCGAGCTGTCCTCATACAGTGAAGCCTTCTCACTATGGCAGGTAGGATGAGCAAAATCACCTGCGTAGTTACTGCCGAGTTCTTCACCACATCGCTGATAATAAAGCATCTTTATAGCAGCCTTAAATGCATCGTCGTAAACTTTCTTTGAAATCTCAAAGGATGGCGAGATTGCGTCACCTGCCTCGATATGGTAAGTGCCCTCTTCCTTTACAGAAGTAAAATCAAACACCTCTTCCTTTTCACCAGAATCAGGGTCATCCTTTCCACCACCGATAGCAGCTTCAAGAACAGCTTTGCCAGTCTTTTCATCAATGAGCTTTGCGGTCTGATTCAATCCAGTGCCTTTGATAGTAGCAGTCTTAAGTGCCGATGGAAGATATCCAATCTGGTTGACTGCAATATCTGGTACCTCAACCTGGCCGCTGCCTGCAACCTTTCCGGAAGCATCCTCCAATGTAAGTGAAAAATCATCAAAATAAATGTGATGCTCTGCCATGTTTGCATCCATGCCATCGATTATACCCATGTTGAAGCAAAATCTTGGAGCTGGGTCTGATGTTTCCCCCATGGTAAAGGTGTACTCATAGTGAGTTTTTTCGGTGGTCAAATCCGCGTACTCCTCGTAGTAAGCATGATAATCACCACCGTTAATCTGAAATCTCATCTGAACTGGTCGTTCCACATCTGAATAGCCATCGAAGGCTATCTTGTAGAGGCAGCCCTCATCAAGTGCGAAGCCATCGTGGTATAACTGATTGCCGTAGTCAACTGAACCAAGCTTTTTAATGTCTACATCAAGCTCACCATCAGCATTAACCGAGATTTTGCACTCTCCGTCGAAGCAGTAGGTAGCCCATTGGTCAGTCCCCTTTGAAAAATCTCCATTTTCCAAAAGATTCACGCCAAGTGCAACCGTGTCATCCTCCTCTGGCTCAGGCTCTGCCTCTGCAACAGGTGCTTCCTCGATTGCCGCCTCTTCCCCAGGTTCGGCGGTCTCCTGATTACCGCAGCCCACAGCGGTGGCAGCAAGCATCATGGATAGCGTCACCGCTAAAAGTGACTTTAGTGTTTTACCTTTCATAACATACCCTCCAATAATTATTTACACTCTTCTAACTAATGTCTATAATAACACAACCGCCCTTACTAATTCTTGGCTTTTTGCCCATATTTTCAACTTAAATTTTACTTAAAAGAACCCACAAAAAACTGAGGATTTTAACACAGATTTTACATAAGCATTCTATAAAATAGAAACAGACGTCGAGCACACACCTTTATCAAAGAAGGGTAGAAAATATATGGGTAAAATCATCAAATTCCGTAAAAAATCTGAATTTATAGATCAAAAGCCAGTCAGCTTTGGACGCCTCCTATTTGAGGCCATTCCGGAAATGTGGGGCTTTCAGTTTATTATGGTCTTCCTGGTACTGGCAGTGTCTACTCTGATAACCCGAGGGGCTTCTGCGCTTGTTGATTCTTTAGGAACAGCAGTCACCACAGCTAACATGGCTATGCTGATTCTCAACTGGCGTTTTCCTATTATCCTTATCATTGGATTTATTTTGGTTAGTTACTACATAGTTGCGGAACTATTCTCACTCATCTATATGAGCGACGACATTTTAAATGGCAGGCAGGTTCATATTTTTAGCGAACTCAAGAAGGGCTTCAAGGCCGTACCACGCTTTTTAAATCCTGTTGGCTTGCTGATATTTTTGTATATATTTATTGCAGTGCCAACAGTTGGAATCGGCTTTTCTATCAGTCTTACCAAGTCCTTTTACATCCCAACATTCATCATGGATGTAATTTTGAACACACCACTTTATTTGGCAGCATACATCCTGGTAGTCATCGTTATGGTCATCATAGGAACTGGCTGCATTTTTACCCTCCACGAAGTGTTGTTAAATAATAAAACTCCTCTAGAGGGTGCCAAAAACTCAATAACATTGGTTAAAGAAAACTTGAAAGAATTTCTTTTCAGAGTGATTAAGCTTGCATTCATCACATTTGTTGTAGAACTTGTTCTCTATTTAATTTTCAATGTTTTGGCAAGTTTGTTTGCTGAGTCACTAGGCCTAAATCTCCCAATGAATTATGCCATTGATTTTGAAAACATAGACTTTGATTCACCAGAATTTGAAACTGTAGTGCTTGTTTTGATTTACAGATTTGTATCCTGGACAGTCGTACTTCTTGGGGATTATATGAACTTCATTGCCACCCTGGTTTTATCTGCTGTATTCATGCTTTGTTTCACAAGAATTTATAATGATTTTGCATTTACCGAAGACACCGAATGGCTTGAACGTCCTAAGAAAAGCGGCTATTTCAGAAAGATTGCAGGCATTATCCTTGTGTTTGCAGGTATTATTGTAGCTTCCGCCTTTTTGACATTTGTGTATAGTATTACTGGACGCGGCGAGCATACCAATCTTATTGCTCATCGCACAGGAGGAACTATGGCTCCGGAAAATTCCATCGAAGGCTTGGAGGTTGCTATCGCCCACGGCTGCTACGGTTGCGAGACCGATGTTCAACGTACCAAGGACGGCTACTACATCATCAATCACGATAATGATTTTGCCCGCCTCGCTGGAGTTTCAAAGACACCTCAGGAGATGACCTTAGAAGAAATAAGGCAGTTAACTCTTGTGGATTCCATCAGTGGTAAAGAATTT contains:
- a CDS encoding glycoside hydrolase family 9 protein, producing MKGKTLKSLLAVTLSMMLAATAVGCGNQETAEPGEEAAIEEAPVAEAEPEPEEDDTVALGVNLLENGDFSKGTDQWATYCFDGECKISVNADGELDVDIKKLGSVDYGNQLYHDGFALDEGCLYKIAFDGYSDVERPVQMRFQINGGDYHAYYEEYADLTTEKTHYEYTFTMGETSDPAPRFCFNMGIIDGMDANMAEHHIYFDDFSLTLEDASGKVAGSGQVEVPDIAVNQIGYLPSALKTATIKGTGLNQTAKLIDEKTGKAVLEAAIGGGKDDPDSGEKEEVFDFTSVKEEGTYHIEAGDAISPSFEISKKVYDDAFKAAIKMLYYQRCGEELGSNYAGDFAHPTCHSEKASLYEDSSKKLDVSGGWHDAGDYGRYSVAGATAAADILLAYENYPKVFGDDVGIPESGNGVADVLDEAKYELDWLFKMQRSDGGVYHKVTCRNFPGGIMPQDETEELVIMPVSTTATGDFAGVMAIAARVYAKTDKTYADKCLAAAKKAAEYLEKTDRDTAGYRNPSDVSTGEYEDTCDVDERFWAYAELYKTTGDAEYEKAMLKELPDNGYSLGWQGVAGYGAYAYLSVKAANSMDTGKVPEIKKTADAAAKEISANADKYGYGSSIVGTYPWGSNLTIANNGQYMLMMKGTIDTYDKDAVDKQLNYLFGNNATGYCFLTGFGTLSPEHPHHRPSQATGKTVPGMIVGGPNSGLDDPYVQNVLKDTPAAKCYADNSQSYSTNEITIYWNSPVIYLLAGEIAAEK
- a CDS encoding glycerophosphodiester phosphodiesterase family protein yields the protein MGKIIKFRKKSEFIDQKPVSFGRLLFEAIPEMWGFQFIMVFLVLAVSTLITRGASALVDSLGTAVTTANMAMLILNWRFPIILIIGFILVSYYIVAELFSLIYMSDDILNGRQVHIFSELKKGFKAVPRFLNPVGLLIFLYIFIAVPTVGIGFSISLTKSFYIPTFIMDVILNTPLYLAAYILVVIVMVIIGTGCIFTLHEVLLNNKTPLEGAKNSITLVKENLKEFLFRVIKLAFITFVVELVLYLIFNVLASLFAESLGLNLPMNYAIDFENIDFDSPEFETVVLVLIYRFVSWTVVLLGDYMNFIATLVLSAVFMLCFTRIYNDFAFTEDTEWLERPKKSGYFRKIAGIILVFAGIIVASAFLTFVYSITGRGEHTNLIAHRTGGTMAPENSIEGLEVAIAHGCYGCETDVQRTKDGYYIINHDNDFARLAGVSKTPQEMTLEEIRQLTLVDSISGKEFKVATLEEMLDTIKGRTKLYIELKGATADRQMVDDVVRIVKEKDCVKDVVLISLKYDVIDYAENTYPEFENGLLFFAGLGDVTNLHFDSLIMEEEMTTDDLVTRIHDKGCKALVWTVNSESSMKKFLNSDVDGIITDEIELAEEVQAQLDARTDFEFAKDRGGELWIN